The Candidatus Omnitrophota bacterium genome has a window encoding:
- a CDS encoding tetratricopeptide repeat protein — protein MNHIRWIVLAGLLGNGAAWAAESATTSSGQTGMTSAAKPAAAASPASAAEYDFGDFSSETLATKAWQALEKGEYAAVEAYTGKCISLYESKAEEQSASLTDFAPKEKAFTYWALNDVATSYFILGKAQLAQGKVEEAKKSFNTVIQKFPFAQCWDPQGWFWKVASASSDRLTTIGTSYNFGDYTSQTLTTKAWEALTAKDFKGVELYTKKCIELYEGEAKKQQASLTEFAPKDKAFNYWALNDVATCYFIAGEALMEQKKHKEAKAAFERVVNDFRFAQCWDPKGWFWKVETGSRGRINKLREEFGIS, from the coding sequence ATCACATCCGATGGATCGTTCTTGCTGGCTTGCTTGGCAATGGGGCGGCCTGGGCCGCCGAGAGCGCGACGACGTCTTCTGGACAAACCGGCATGACCTCAGCGGCGAAACCCGCAGCCGCCGCGAGCCCGGCCTCGGCTGCGGAATACGATTTCGGCGATTTCAGCTCGGAAACGCTCGCCACCAAGGCGTGGCAGGCGCTGGAGAAGGGCGAGTATGCGGCGGTTGAGGCGTACACCGGCAAGTGCATCTCCCTGTATGAGTCGAAGGCCGAGGAGCAGTCGGCCAGCCTGACGGATTTCGCGCCCAAGGAGAAAGCGTTCACCTACTGGGCGCTCAATGACGTGGCCACCTCGTACTTTATCTTGGGCAAGGCCCAGCTGGCCCAGGGCAAGGTGGAAGAGGCCAAGAAATCGTTTAACACCGTGATCCAAAAATTTCCCTTTGCGCAGTGCTGGGATCCGCAGGGCTGGTTCTGGAAAGTGGCCTCGGCCTCCAGCGACCGGTTGACGACCATCGGCACGTCCTATAACTTCGGCGACTACACCTCGCAGACCCTGACGACCAAAGCCTGGGAGGCGCTCACCGCGAAGGACTTTAAGGGCGTTGAGCTTTACACGAAGAAGTGCATCGAGCTCTACGAGGGCGAAGCCAAGAAGCAGCAGGCCTCGCTGACCGAGTTCGCCCCGAAGGACAAGGCCTTCAACTATTGGGCGCTCAACGATGTGGCGACGTGCTACTTCATCGCGGGCGAAGCGCTCATGGAACAGAAGAAGCATAAGGAAGCCAAGGCGGCCTTTGAGCGGGTCGTCAACGATTTTCGCTTCGCGCAGTGCTGGGATCCAAAAGGCTGGTTCTGGAAGGTGGAAACCGGTTCCCGCGGCCGCATCAACAAGCTGCGTGAAGAGTTCGGTATTAGTTGA